From Cellulomonas fimi ATCC 484, a single genomic window includes:
- a CDS encoding LiaI-LiaF-like domain-containing protein, with product MNGRPPVQVFLGTLLLVFGVVALLVQLDVITADLGQVAADWWPLVVIGVGVAALVTVPRAWVGPTLVIGVGVLFLLQTLDLVQFSVWEILWPLAIILVGLALLTRVGRSTEDDDVVNSTVMWWGSQRRSRSQKFRGGSLTALMGGIELDLRDADIVGRAEIAVFVMWGGVEIKVPPTWRVHVSGLPLLGGWEDKTRPPSDPDAPQLVVHVTAVMGGAEVKHGKTLDAPAV from the coding sequence ATGAACGGACGGCCGCCGGTCCAGGTGTTCCTCGGCACGCTGCTGCTGGTGTTCGGGGTGGTGGCGCTGCTGGTCCAGCTCGACGTCATCACGGCCGACCTCGGTCAGGTCGCCGCGGACTGGTGGCCGCTCGTCGTCATCGGCGTCGGCGTCGCGGCGCTCGTCACCGTGCCGCGCGCGTGGGTGGGGCCGACCCTCGTGATCGGCGTCGGCGTGCTGTTCCTGCTGCAGACCCTGGACCTCGTGCAGTTCTCCGTCTGGGAGATCCTGTGGCCGCTCGCGATCATCCTCGTCGGCCTCGCGCTGCTGACGCGCGTGGGCCGCTCGACCGAGGACGACGACGTCGTGAACTCCACCGTCATGTGGTGGGGGTCGCAGCGGCGCTCGCGGTCCCAGAAGTTCCGCGGCGGGAGCCTCACGGCGCTCATGGGCGGCATCGAGCTCGACCTGCGGGACGCCGACATCGTGGGCCGTGCCGAGATCGCGGTGTTCGTCATGTGGGGCGGCGTCGAGATCAAGGTGCCGCCGACCTGGCGGGTGCACGTCAGCGGCCTGCCGCTGCTCGGCGGGTGGGAGGACAAGACGCGTCCGCCGAGCGACCCCGACGCACCGCAGCTCGTCGTGCACGTCACCGCGGTCATGGGCGGTGCCGAGGTCAAGCACGGCAAGACGCTGGACGCACCCGCCGTCTGA
- a CDS encoding DUF3806 domain-containing protein, which yields MSDDRTAHAPAATVPGLRPLTPGEQGHLDQLRAHVRASRTDLGDVAAVAALVHDTYTGWAGQPGAAVPEGVVAALGVVLGDLVVARAPGAHWVLRTAGPKPVPAVVSPDGEAAVLPLDDIRARWDIGVTPDWASGYVTAAAAHLAVSGLPEHAPGSAPTPVVEVPQQRPPAGGASLPRRSTAHAAATPDAQAPTSGYRTPGDLPHPPSPSAQDLGLRALEHALDAVVGGESPLQTFAMTHDGVRRTVQVFPGDPRETAPQARAWVRASGAVCGAVAWDGELPGVDGPAVVVEASDPGRPSMVVGHGYAPARDGGEGRSRDARAVGVPVVVGPGEPLL from the coding sequence ATGAGCGACGACCGGACCGCCCACGCGCCGGCGGCCACCGTGCCGGGCCTGCGCCCCCTCACCCCGGGCGAGCAGGGTCACCTGGACCAGCTCCGCGCGCACGTCCGCGCCAGCCGGACCGACCTGGGCGACGTCGCGGCGGTCGCGGCGCTCGTGCACGACACGTACACGGGCTGGGCCGGCCAGCCGGGTGCCGCGGTGCCGGAGGGCGTCGTCGCGGCCCTCGGCGTCGTCCTCGGCGACCTCGTCGTCGCCCGCGCGCCGGGCGCGCACTGGGTCCTGCGCACCGCCGGGCCCAAGCCCGTGCCCGCGGTCGTCTCCCCCGACGGCGAGGCCGCGGTCCTCCCGCTCGACGACATCCGCGCCCGCTGGGACATCGGCGTGACGCCGGACTGGGCGAGCGGCTACGTGACGGCCGCCGCGGCGCACCTCGCCGTGTCGGGGCTCCCCGAGCACGCCCCCGGGTCCGCCCCCACGCCCGTGGTGGAGGTGCCGCAGCAGCGACCGCCCGCCGGTGGTGCGTCCCTGCCGCGCCGCTCGACCGCGCACGCCGCCGCGACGCCGGACGCCCAGGCCCCGACCAGCGGGTACCGGACGCCGGGCGACCTGCCGCACCCGCCGTCGCCGTCCGCGCAGGACCTCGGGCTGCGCGCCCTGGAGCACGCCCTCGACGCGGTCGTCGGCGGCGAGTCGCCGCTGCAGACGTTCGCGATGACGCACGACGGCGTCCGCCGCACCGTGCAGGTCTTCCCGGGCGACCCGCGCGAGACGGCGCCGCAGGCCCGTGCGTGGGTGCGCGCGTCCGGCGCGGTGTGCGGCGCGGTGGCCTGGGACGGCGAGCTGCCCGGGGTCGACGGCCCGGCCGTGGTCGTCGAGGCCTCCGACCCCGGCCGGCCCAGCATGGTCGTCGGGCACGGGTACGCCCCTGCGCGCGACGGCGGCGAGGGGCGGTCGCGCGACGCGCGGGCGGTCGGCGTGCCGGTCGTCGTCGGGCCGGGCGAGCCGCTGCTCTGA
- a CDS encoding M15 family metallopeptidase, which produces MRAADAAHERVADAAASEAHDAAVRSAVDAAAQRSAAARTQDEARAALAGLVEQARATLAASEGAVADDAVRQAVAAVLAEAEPAADPASPGASVATLRRLAAALAAAEATAAQAHAEWTAAQASAAAAAAARAARPSGTSTSPGPGSGSTPPSCETTYSGPPFYTSPATEGGDGTNGKLPPSALAAVSWDVDPRGTPYYLRTDATAALERLNAAFRARFGHDLDLDLTYRDYATQVAMRDALGSVAAVPGTSSHGTGLALDVPELPCEYGWGTPQREWLVANGPSYGWVVPSWARQNGSNPEYWHFEYRG; this is translated from the coding sequence GTGCGCGCCGCCGACGCCGCGCACGAACGCGTCGCCGACGCGGCGGCGTCCGAGGCGCACGACGCCGCCGTGCGGTCCGCCGTGGACGCCGCCGCCCAGCGGTCCGCTGCTGCGCGCACGCAGGACGAGGCCCGCGCCGCCCTCGCCGGGCTCGTCGAGCAGGCGCGCGCCACGCTCGCGGCGAGCGAGGGCGCGGTCGCGGACGACGCCGTGCGCCAGGCCGTCGCCGCGGTGCTCGCCGAGGCCGAGCCCGCGGCCGACCCCGCATCCCCCGGTGCGTCCGTGGCGACGCTGCGCCGCCTCGCCGCCGCCCTGGCCGCCGCCGAGGCGACGGCCGCGCAGGCGCACGCCGAGTGGACCGCGGCGCAGGCGTCGGCGGCCGCAGCGGCAGCGGCCCGGGCCGCCCGCCCGTCCGGCACGTCCACGTCGCCGGGCCCCGGCTCGGGGAGCACGCCGCCGTCGTGCGAGACGACCTACTCGGGTCCGCCGTTCTACACCTCGCCCGCCACCGAGGGCGGCGACGGCACCAACGGCAAGCTCCCGCCGTCCGCCCTCGCCGCCGTCTCGTGGGACGTCGACCCCCGGGGCACCCCCTACTACCTGCGCACCGACGCGACCGCCGCGCTCGAGCGGCTCAACGCCGCCTTCCGCGCCCGGTTCGGCCACGACCTGGACCTCGACCTGACGTACCGCGACTACGCGACGCAGGTCGCGATGCGCGACGCCCTCGGGTCGGTCGCGGCCGTGCCCGGCACGTCGTCGCACGGCACGGGGCTCGCGCTCGACGTGCCGGAGCTGCCGTGCGAGTACGGCTGGGGGACGCCGCAGCGCGAGTGGCTCGTCGCGAACGGGCCGTCGTACGGGTGGGTCGTGCCGTCGTGGGCGCGGCAGAACGGCTCCAACCCCGAGTACTGGCACTTCGAGTACCGCGGCTGA